AGCAACAGGAGGCCTGTCTTCAAATGTCGTCTGTTCCAGCGCCTCCAAACCCAAACGGAGTGGCCCTGATAGCCGTGCGATCAGGACGATAGGCGCGTGCGTTCTAAGAAGAGAAACGCCCAATCCCATTCTCCCACGGCTGCGCCGCCCCGAAAGAATCTTTCGGGGCCACCCCTGTGGGTGAGCACTTCGACGAAGCTTGGAGCGGTCCACTGTGGCGCCCTGGCTCATGGGAAGCGAATTCCGCCGTCACAGTCTTGCTCAACAGACAGGAATCAGGAGAAGAAGCGTTTGGCAGATCTATTCACTGGACCGAAAACAGGGTGGCCGTGATAGCTCCGCTATCAGGGCGGCGAAGCCGTAGGAGAACGCCTCTGCCGCTTGCCTCGAAGTGAACCGCTCTATGGGTTCTAAGGGGGCGATGTGTTTCAGCAACAAACATCCAATCCCATTCTCCCACGGCTGCGCCGCCCCGAAAGAATCTTTCGGGGCCACCCCTGTGGGTGAGCACTTCGACGAAGATTGGAGCGGTCCACTGTAGCGCCCGGGTTCAAGGGGAGCGAATTCCGCCGCCACGGTCTTTCTCCACAGACAGGAATGTCTGTGCCACTGGCTGAGGGTGACGGCGGGCTTTGGTGTCGCTCCCAGACTATTTCTTCTGGTCTTTCTTCTCAGCCTCGGCCTTGGGTTCTTCCTTCTTGGGGGCCTCTTTCTTGGGCTCCTCCTTGGGCGGCTCAGGCTTCTTGGCTTCTTCTTTTTTCGGTTCTTCCTTTTTGGCTTCCGGCTTCTTCTCCGGTTCTTTCTTCTCTTCCGGTTTCTTCTCCGGTTCCGGCGGGGTGATCGACAAACCGGCGATCACTTCGACCTCCGGCAGCGACTTCTTCAGTTCGGCGATGCCCGCTTCGGTCACGCCTGTCTGCCAGACGTAAAGTTTCTTCAGCTTCGGAAGACTGGCGAGCTGTTTGATCCCGGCGTCGGTGACCTTGGTGTCGTAGAAGTTGAGATACTCAAGATTCTTCAGCCCGGTCAGATGTTTCAGGCCGGCATCGCCGATCTGAGTCTTCTCCAGATGGAGGCGGACCAGAGTGTCGAGTGTGGAAAGATGCTTGAGGCCTTCGTCGGTGATTTTCGTGCCGCGAAGGTTGAGCGAATAGACGTTCTGTACATCCTTGAGTGGAGCCAGGCTGGCGTCGGTGACATCGCCGCTGGCGAGATGGTAGGAGACTTCGAGCCGTTCGTCGTTCTGGGCCAGCTTCTGCACGCGGCCCCCCTGTTTCTCGACGGCGTCGACCTGGCTGAAAGCGGTAGCGGCACAGAACAACAGCAAAATACAGGCGGTAGCGAACTCTCGAAGCATGTCTGACTCCCTGTCTGTTTCAAGATGACCCAGAACCCATCATAACCCGTTGATGTCAGCTGGTACGATAGAAAACGGTTCCCGAAATGCAAGTCCCGTCGGATTTCGATCGGGCAGGCGGGCACCGTTTGGTTTCGGAGCCGTCGCGGATTACAATCGAATCACGCCAATAACTCTAACGAAGAGTTCACTGACAATATCACGGGAGGAGAGACTGATGTCCGATTTGAACAGCAAGTACGATGCAGCCCAGAAACTCAAAGACGAAGGCGATCTGCAGGGAGCCGTGGCTCTGCTGCAGGAGGTCATCGCTGAAGATCCGAACTTCGTGCTGGCTCACACCGCTCTGGCCGTGCATCTCCAGAAGCTCGGCAACAATGACCAGGCTCTGGCACACGCCCGGAAAGTTGTCGAACTGGAGCCGGACGATCCGTTCTCACATGCTCAGCTGTCGGTGATCGCTCAGCGTTGCGGTCGCATCAACGATGCAGAAGATGCTCTGGCCCGCTCCAACGACATGGGAGCAGGCGGCTGCGGCTCGCACTGATTTCGCAGTCCGTTCTGGGACTGGGCCACGGTCGTAACGTTGGCATCCTGCCAATAATGGCGGCCCGATTGTTGACAATATGAGGTAGCACATCGATCAAGGATCGAGCACCACTCGTATTGGAAGTTACGGCCTGCGAAGCACGCCACACGCATTTCCCTCTCACCCAAACCCTCTCCGCCCAGGGGGGTGAGGGGACTTGACGGGGGGCTGGAACACTGAATCCGTCGAAACCATTCCGATGCAACTGACTCCACTGCTGCGCCTGCTTCGCTTCCCCGCACTCTTCACGACCTTTCCGGATGTGCTGGCGGGCTACGCGATTGTGCGGCAGGGGCAGATCGACGGGCTCGAACTGACGGCTCTGCTCGTTTCTTCCGGGTTGCTGTATCTCTCGGGCATGGTCTTCAACGATGTCTTCGATGTCGCTCAGGACACCGAAGAGCGTCCGACCCGGCCGATTCCTGCGGGAGAGATCAGTCGACGCACAGCCGCGATGCTGGGCGGCGGGTTGATGCTCGGCGGAATGATCGCAGCGGCGTTCGTGTCGCTACTCGCGGTGATCGTCGCCGTTTTACTCGCCTCGATGATCCTGGCCTATGACGCCGGTGGGAAGAAGACGCCAGCCGGCCCCGTGCTGATGGGGCTCTGTCGCGGGTTGAATGTGTTGTTGGGAGCGGCGTGTCTGGAGAGTTTCCAGTCATGGACTGCTCATCCCGCGTTGATCGTCGCCGGAATCATGGCGTTCTACGTGTGTGGAATCACGCTGTTCGCCCGCACGGAAGCAAAAGAGTCGGGACGCGGGCCGCTGATCGCCGGCTGGGTGCTTTGCCTGGCGGCTCTGTTTGGCTGGGGAATCGTCGCCGCAACCTGGGCGACGGGGCCAGCCGTGCGAATCACGCTGCTGATGCTGATCCTCATCGGCTTCCAGATTTCCCGCCGCATGTCGATGGCCCTGCGAACCCGTCAGCCTCAACACGTGCAGCAGGCGATTCGAGTCTTGCTGCTGACCATTCCGATGCTCGAAGCGATCGTCATCATCGCGCACGGCGGACCGGATTCCCTGCCGCTGGCAATTGCGGCTGCCCTGATGATGATCCCGGGGCAGATCCTCTCGAAGTTCATCCCGATGACCTGATGGGGTCGGGTGCGATGCCCACGCTCGGGCGGGCATGCTTCACATGGACGTCGCGGCCTCAGGAAGCTTCGCGGAATTTCAGCGACGGCTTTTCGATCGTGACGATCGTATTCGGCGGAATGCTCTTCATCAGCGAGACGCTGGCTCCGATGACGGAATTGGAACCGATCACCGTGTCTCCGCCCAAGATCGTCGCGTTGGCGTAGATCACGACGCCTTCTCCAATCGTCGGATGGCGCTTGGAGCCACGGATGATGTTGCCCTCACTGTCCTTGGGGAAACTGAGTGCTCCCAGCGTGACGCCTTGATAGATCTTCACGTACGGATGGATCTCACAGGTTTCACCGATCACCACACCTGTACCATGATCGATGAAGAACGAATGACCGATCTGGGCTCCCGGGTGGATATCAATCCCGGTGCGGGAGTGCGAGCGTTCCGACATCATTCGAGGAATGAACGGCACTTTCCGCCGGTAGAGTTCGTGAGCGAGTCGATGGATGGTGATCGCTTCGAGACCCGGATAGGAAAAGATGATCTCATCGAGATTCATAGCCGCCGGGTCGCCATCGAACGCCGCCTGCACATCCTTGGAAAGGATCGACCGCAGTTCCGGAATGCACTTCAGAAAGTCGAGCGTGATTTCCTGAGCCTCGGCTTCAAAATCCCGCTCGACGATGGCGTTGCAGACCGCATCGGTGCGTGTGGTGAAGTCGTGCCGAAGAGCCCGGGCGATCTGTTCGGTCAGCATGTCGTGAAGGCTGTCGACCAGATCTCCGACGTAATACGTTACATTGCCGAAGTGGAGATTCTGTCGACGGCGGTATCCCGGAAACAGGATTTCGGACAGGTCTTCGAGCAGCTTGGAAATCTCGTTGTAGCTGGGCAGGGGACAATGGCCGAGGTGATTGATTGTCCCGATCTCATGGTAGCTGTTGACGATCTGCCCGGTGATTTCCGGCAGAATTTCCTTGCGACGAAAGTCGGTAGCCATGACCAGCCTCTGGAAAGGGGTCGAGTTATCAGAGATCCCACAATGCAGTTAACGCAAGTTATCGGCAGTGTGCAAAACAACGCTGCATGCGCAGATCCATTCTTACGTCCTGCGGGGATCTGTGAACCAGAATACTCGGCAAAAGTTCGCTGTCTTATCTTTTCTTCCCCGATTGAAGAAGAATTCTGGCAAATTGAAACGATCTGAGGCATCTCCCTGCAGAAGATGCCGGAACATTCCGGTTCCGCTGGTCTTCCATGAATTTCGCCCGATTCGAACCGCCATCGTCGCCGATACACAGTAGGGACGGACCATCTCTTCCTGCCGTCAGGCCGGGTCGACTCCTGAGCGGAACCAGTGACCATGCAAGAAACTCGTGCTGAATCCGCTCCCGGTCAGGGAGTCCCTGATGCGGCTGCACCAGTCGCCGACTGGGAGCACTATCTGCAGCGTCATCTCGACACGCCGTCGGGGTGCAAAGTTCGCCAGACGCGAATCCGTCAGACTCCGCAGGGAAGAGAACAGGCGTATCTCAAGCGGCTGGCCAAAACCGCTCGCACGAGCTTCGAGAAAACGGCGGTGTCTTTACATTCGCACCGCCTGCAGAGACATGCTCTTGACCTGATTCAACTTCGGCGTCGACTGATTCCCGATGGATCCCCGGCCTGGCAGCGGATCGAAGTCTTTCTGGCAGTCGCCCAAGTGCACCAGGCTCTGGAACTGCTGCTCGACGAGATCGATGGTCTGCTGGGATTGCATCAGCAGATCCAGCGACTGATGACCGACACTGACGTGTTTCTCACGACTCTGGCCGCCGGGAAACCGTGCGACATCTTTCGATTGCGCACGATTCTGCAGGCGATTCGCCACGCGGCTGCCGATGCCACGGTTCAAACCCGTAACTGGCTGACGACATGCAGTCTATTCGCCGAGCTGGAAACGGCGAAGATGCTGCCCGTGCGACGTCTCCCGCTCGCCAGTGCTCTGCAGTCGACCTATCTGTGCGCCCGACTGATTCGACGGAATGGCTGGGGGCTAAACGAAGAGCAGATTCTTGCAGCCGCATTGCTGAAGGATGTCGCTTTCTGGCATCCGAAGCTTTCCGAGATCATTTCGAGGCGGGGACATCATTCCGAATGGTCGGCTGCAATGGTCGCATCGCTGAATGAGATTGCACCGGGAACGATTCGTATGGTGCGGCAGCATCACGAGTGTGTCGATGGCACAGGAATTCCCTTCGGCGTAGCCGCCGAAGAGCTTCATCGCAGTGACCGTCTGCTCTCGTTGATCACACGGTGGACCGAGTTGTATCAGCACGAGATGAAGATGCGTGAAGGTTACAGTCTGGAAGCTGACTGGCAGGATGATCTGAGGACGTGCAACGAGGTCATGGAGACAGAAACGGCGGAACATCGCTGGGACGCCGCCTGGTTCCAATGCCTGCAGCAGGAGTTCGGGATCCGGCCTCCGCAGGAAATCGCCTCACCTGAAGAGGGCGGACGTCAGCTGAACGACTGGAAAGTTCCCCGTCCCAACTTTCTCAAACGACGATTCCCGATCCTGGGAGACAAAGTCGCCGTCCACGCCGCTGTTCGCTCGAAGTCGAAAGAACGCTGAGTCTCGCCCGCTCGCTGATGTTCTTTCTGTAGATTCCCAGTGTGCTGGAACACCTCTTGGCCCCAGGCATAGGTGGCCCCGAAAGACAAGCGGAAGACTGCACCTTGAGGCTCGAGGCAGATGCGTTCTCCTACGGCTTCGCCGCCGCCCTTGGGAAAATGGGCACGACTGATTGCTGTCTGTGCGTCATTCGGGAGCGACGGGATCGTTTCCGCAATCTCCGCTGCTTGCAGGATCACAAAACGGCTTGGTTGAGCCCGACTGCTTTCCGTGAGATAATCCCCCCTCAATGCACACCACCAGAGGGAGGAAGGCGATGTCGAAACGATTCGGAGTCATTCTGCCGGCAGCCGGAAAGAGCAGTCGGTTTTCGCATCAACAGAGAAAGAAGCCATTTGTCGACCTGAAAGGCCGGGCGATCTGGCTGCGGGCCGCTGAACATTTCGTCAATCGCGAAGACGTGGCCAAAACGGTCATCGTGATCGCCCCGGAGGATCGCGAGTACTTCACGACGAAGTTCCAGCCGAATCTCGCCTTTATGGATATTGAAGTCGTCGACGGAGGAGCCGAGCGTGTCGATTCAGTGGAACGTGGCATTGCGGCCATGCCCGACGATATCGAGTACATCGCCGTCCACGATGCGGCTCGTCCCCTGCTGACCAAGAAATGGGTCGATCGCGTTTTCCAGGCGGCTGTTGAATCGGACGCGGCCATTCTCGGGATTCCGGTCACGAGTACCCTGAAGCGGGTCGCTGATTCGATGATTCAGGAAACGGTCTCGCGGGAAGCCCTCTGGCAGGCGCAGACGCCACAGGTGTTCAAAGCGGAAGTGCTTCGCAACGCTTATAAGGTTCGCGGGAAATTTGTGCCGACCGATGAAGCCCAGCTGGTGGAGAAGGCGGGGGTCCCGGTGAAGATCGTCGAAGGGTCGGCGATGAATCTGAAGGTCACGACGCAGGATGACTTCCGCATGGCGCAGGCCCTTGTGGATCATCTGCCCAAGGAATCGCTGCCACGGACGCTGCACCCGTTCAGCGACGAGCCAAGCGGATTATTCTGAGCCCCCCGGAAATAAAGTTTCAGTGAACGGTTCAGGCGGCAGTTGCAAGCTTCCCCGCAACGTTCATAATAAGACAGGCAACAACGACCCGATCACCGAAAGAGACTCGCCCTTCGATTGTCGATGGAGTGTCCGAGCTCGCGGAAATCAAAGGAGGGCACCATGGACCGAGATCAGATCAAGCACTGTATACCGCATCGCGAACCGTTCCTGTGGATCGACGAAGTTCTCGAGATTGAGAAGAACAAGATTCACGCAACGAAGTACATCGATCCCGATTTGCCGGTCTTTCAGGGGCATTATCCGGACTTCCCGATTCTCCCCGGCGTTCTACAATGTGAAATGGCCCTGCAGGCCGGAGCGATTCTGATTTCCCGCCAGCATGCTCTCGAAGCCGATAAAGTGCCGGTGGCGACGCGAATGAACGACGTCAAATTCCGTCACATGGTTCGTCCTGGGGACACGGCGAACGTGTACGTCGAGATTACCGAGCGGCTGGGCGACGCGTTCTTTATGACGGGCAAAATCGTCGTCGATGGCCAGACCACAACACGGCTGGAGTTCGCTGCCACCGCGACCGATTCGCCCAGCTAGTGTGTCCACGAGGATGGCACTGAGATTTATCTTGGTGTTGCCACGCAAGCGCAGGCCTGTCTTCAGCGTACGTTTGAGGAATGGCATTGAGTAGTGCGCACTAAGAGTGTCGCAGCTCTCCCTACGCTTTGGGTTGGGACTCCCTGGCAGGGTTGGACAGGCGCAATCGTATCTCCGCATGGTACGGACATTTGCTGGGATAACCCTGACGGCCAGCCTACATCCTGAGGCAAAAAGCTGTCTGCAGACGACGACACGAAAAAAGCCCGCGCGGAATCACGCGGGCTTTTTTTGCGTTTCAATCGGAGAGCGACTCAGCTCTTGGCCAGTTCGCGGAGCACCTTGTGCAGAATGCCGCCGTGGCGGTAGTACTGCACTTCGATCGGTGTATCGATGCGGCACGTCGTCACGAAGTGGACTTCGTCGCCGTTGGCTTTGCGGGCGGTCACTTCCACAGCCTGCATCGGCTTCAGTTCGTCATCAAGAGCGATGTGGAACGTTTCCGTACCATCGAGGTCGAGT
The sequence above is a segment of the Rubinisphaera margarita genome. Coding sequences within it:
- a CDS encoding tetratricopeptide repeat protein; this translates as MSDLNSKYDAAQKLKDEGDLQGAVALLQEVIAEDPNFVLAHTALAVHLQKLGNNDQALAHARKVVELEPDDPFSHAQLSVIAQRCGRINDAEDALARSNDMGAGGCGSH
- a CDS encoding UbiA family prenyltransferase, coding for MQLTPLLRLLRFPALFTTFPDVLAGYAIVRQGQIDGLELTALLVSSGLLYLSGMVFNDVFDVAQDTEERPTRPIPAGEISRRTAAMLGGGLMLGGMIAAAFVSLLAVIVAVLLASMILAYDAGGKKTPAGPVLMGLCRGLNVLLGAACLESFQSWTAHPALIVAGIMAFYVCGITLFARTEAKESGRGPLIAGWVLCLAALFGWGIVAATWATGPAVRITLLMLILIGFQISRRMSMALRTRQPQHVQQAIRVLLLTIPMLEAIVIIAHGGPDSLPLAIAAALMMIPGQILSKFIPMT
- the epsC gene encoding serine O-acetyltransferase EpsC, whose protein sequence is MATDFRRKEILPEITGQIVNSYHEIGTINHLGHCPLPSYNEISKLLEDLSEILFPGYRRRQNLHFGNVTYYVGDLVDSLHDMLTEQIARALRHDFTTRTDAVCNAIVERDFEAEAQEITLDFLKCIPELRSILSKDVQAAFDGDPAAMNLDEIIFSYPGLEAITIHRLAHELYRRKVPFIPRMMSERSHSRTGIDIHPGAQIGHSFFIDHGTGVVIGETCEIHPYVKIYQGVTLGALSFPKDSEGNIIRGSKRHPTIGEGVVIYANATILGGDTVIGSNSVIGASVSLMKSIPPNTIVTIEKPSLKFREAS
- a CDS encoding HD domain-containing phosphohydrolase, whose product is MQETRAESAPGQGVPDAAAPVADWEHYLQRHLDTPSGCKVRQTRIRQTPQGREQAYLKRLAKTARTSFEKTAVSLHSHRLQRHALDLIQLRRRLIPDGSPAWQRIEVFLAVAQVHQALELLLDEIDGLLGLHQQIQRLMTDTDVFLTTLAAGKPCDIFRLRTILQAIRHAAADATVQTRNWLTTCSLFAELETAKMLPVRRLPLASALQSTYLCARLIRRNGWGLNEEQILAAALLKDVAFWHPKLSEIISRRGHHSEWSAAMVASLNEIAPGTIRMVRQHHECVDGTGIPFGVAAEELHRSDRLLSLITRWTELYQHEMKMREGYSLEADWQDDLRTCNEVMETETAEHRWDAAWFQCLQQEFGIRPPQEIASPEEGGRQLNDWKVPRPNFLKRRFPILGDKVAVHAAVRSKSKER
- the ispD gene encoding 2-C-methyl-D-erythritol 4-phosphate cytidylyltransferase — encoded protein: MSKRFGVILPAAGKSSRFSHQQRKKPFVDLKGRAIWLRAAEHFVNREDVAKTVIVIAPEDREYFTTKFQPNLAFMDIEVVDGGAERVDSVERGIAAMPDDIEYIAVHDAARPLLTKKWVDRVFQAAVESDAAILGIPVTSTLKRVADSMIQETVSREALWQAQTPQVFKAEVLRNAYKVRGKFVPTDEAQLVEKAGVPVKIVEGSAMNLKVTTQDDFRMAQALVDHLPKESLPRTLHPFSDEPSGLF
- a CDS encoding 3-hydroxyacyl-ACP dehydratase FabZ family protein, producing the protein MDRDQIKHCIPHREPFLWIDEVLEIEKNKIHATKYIDPDLPVFQGHYPDFPILPGVLQCEMALQAGAILISRQHALEADKVPVATRMNDVKFRHMVRPGDTANVYVEITERLGDAFFMTGKIVVDGQTTTRLEFAATATDSPS